Proteins found in one Acomys russatus chromosome 31, mAcoRus1.1, whole genome shotgun sequence genomic segment:
- the Angptl4 gene encoding angiopoietin-related protein 4 encodes MRCAPTAGAALVLCAATAGLLSAQARPAQPESQRFASWDEMNLLAHGLLQLGHGLREHVERTRGQLGALERRMAACGKACQGPKEKEALSKDPEGRVPDSEAAPETLHSLQTQLKAQNSKIQQLFQKVAQQQRHLSKQNLRIQTLQSQIGLLAPTHLDNGVAKASRGKRLPKMAQLIGLTPNATRLHRLPHDCQELFQEGERHSGLFQIQPLGSPPFLVNCEMTSDGGWTVIQRRLNGSVDFNQSWEAYKDGFGDPQGEFWLGLEKMHSITGDRGSQLAVQLQDWDGNAKLLQFPVHLGGEDTAYSLQLTEPTASELGATSVSPNGLSLPFSTWDQDHDLRGDLNCAKSLSGGWWFGTCSHSNLNGQYFHSIPRQRQQRKKGIFWKTWKGRYYPLQATTLLIQPMEATAAS; translated from the exons ATGCGCTGCGCTCCAACCGCAGGCGCAGCCCTAGTGCTGTGCGCAGCTACTGCCGGGCTGCTGAGCGCGCAGGCCCGCCCTGCACAACCCGAATCGCAGCGCTTCGCATCCTGGGACGAGATGAACTTGCTGGCTCACGGGCTACTGCAACTCGGCCACGGGCTGCGCGAACACGTGGAGCGCACCCGTGGGCAGCTGGGCGCACTGGAACGCCGCATGGCTGCGTGCGGTAAAGCTTGTCAGGGACCCAAGGAAAAAGAAGCACTCTCCAAAGATCCCGAGGGGAGAGTCCCTGACAGTGAGGCAGCTCCTGAGACTCTGCACAGTTTGCAG ACACAGCTCAAGGCTCAGAACAGCAAGATCCAGCAACTCTTCCAGAAGGTGGCCCAGCAGCAGAGACACCTATCAAAGCAGAATCTGAGAATACAGACTCTTCAGAGCCAG ATTGGCCTCCTGGCCCCCACACACCTAGACAACGGAGTGGCCAAGGCTTCAAGGGGAAAGAGACTTCCTAAGATGGCCCAGCTCATTGGCCTGACTCCCAATGCTACCCGCTTGCATA GGCTGCCCCACGACTGTCAGGAACTCTTCCAAGAAGGGGAACGGCATAGTGGACTTTTCCAGATCCAGCCACTGGGCTCCCCACCATTTTTGGTCAACTGTGAGATGACTTCAG atggaggctggacAGTGATTCAGAGACGCCTAAATGGCTCTGTGGACTTCAATCAGTCCTGGGAAGCCTACAAGGATGGCTTCGGAGATCCTCAAG GCGAGTTCTGGCTGGGCCTGGAGAAGATGCACAGCATCACTGGGGACCGAGGCAGCCAGCTGGCTGTGCAGCTCCAGGACTGGGATGGCAATGCCAAACTGCTCCAGTTTCCCGTCCACTTGGGGGGTGAGGACACAGCCTACAGCCTGCAACTCACAGAGCCCACAGCCAGTGAGCTGGGTGCCACCAGTGTCTCCCCCAATGGCCTTTCCCTGCCTTTCTCTACCTGGGACCAAGACCACGACCTCAGAGGGGACCTCAACTGTGCCAAGAGCCTCTCTG GTGGCTGGTGGTTTGGCACCTGTAGCCATTCCAATCTCAACGGACAGTACTTCCATTCCATCCCACGGCAACGGCAGCAGCGGAAAAAGGGGATCTTTTGGAAAACATGGAAGGGCCGCTACTACCCACTACAGGCTACCACCCTGCTGATCCAGCCCATGGAGGCTACAGCAGCCTCCTAG